Proteins encoded in a region of the Isosphaeraceae bacterium EP7 genome:
- a CDS encoding serine hydrolase has translation MSARTLASLLLAFLMATFAPTGAQAAEDLGAAFKGMIDAHGDGVEAGIWVGGVEGEPSLSIRPDAVMPTASTIKTAYLIELFAAYPDALDAPLPGADAILNETGHPALAPYTDDQRAGIRKSLRGASTRRIGETMMGGFEAPNDVYNAAASLVTAALGGPVALTAKIAARDPAFAPIQARRYMLAPRDQPGDNTATTRALAAVIQRLAAGTLKGVSGPTHEAIRRAMETRKVNGRTLISKTGSLDTDPITRCRTGWIESPNGPVVYAIMLQQPGPGARPRPEAAQRLHDLVGAIERLVIGDAGGPRSLR, from the coding sequence ATGTCCGCGCGAACCCTCGCCTCGCTCCTGCTGGCCTTCCTCATGGCGACCTTCGCCCCGACCGGCGCCCAGGCGGCGGAAGACCTCGGCGCCGCGTTCAAGGGGATGATCGATGCGCACGGCGACGGAGTCGAGGCGGGAATCTGGGTCGGCGGAGTCGAGGGCGAGCCATCGCTGAGCATCCGCCCTGACGCCGTGATGCCCACCGCCAGCACCATCAAGACCGCCTACCTCATCGAGCTTTTCGCCGCCTATCCGGATGCTCTGGACGCCCCGCTGCCGGGCGCCGACGCGATCCTCAACGAGACCGGCCATCCGGCGCTTGCCCCCTACACCGACGACCAGCGTGCCGGGATCCGCAAGTCGCTCCGGGGCGCCTCAACGAGGCGGATTGGCGAGACGATGATGGGCGGCTTCGAGGCCCCCAACGACGTCTACAACGCGGCGGCCAGCCTGGTGACCGCTGCGCTGGGCGGGCCGGTGGCACTCACCGCGAAGATTGCCGCGCGCGACCCCGCCTTCGCGCCCATCCAGGCCCGCCGCTACATGCTCGCCCCTCGCGACCAGCCCGGCGACAACACGGCCACCACGCGGGCGCTCGCCGCCGTCATTCAACGCCTGGCCGCGGGCACGCTCAAGGGGGTTTCCGGGCCGACCCACGAGGCCATCCGGCGTGCGATGGAGACCCGGAAAGTGAACGGCCGCACGCTCATCTCCAAGACCGGCAGCCTTGATACCGACCCCATTACCCGGTGCCGCACCGGCTGGATCGAATCGCCCAACGGGCCGGTCGTCTACGCGATCATGCTCCAACAGCCCGGCCCGGGAGCCCGCCCCAGGCCCGAGGCGGCTCAGCGTCTGCACGACCTGGTCGGGGCAATCGAGCGGCTCGTCATCGGAGACGCCGGCGGCCCCCGCTCGCTTCGCTAA
- a CDS encoding pentapeptide repeat-containing protein, with protein sequence MVASDEGEYIPPENVQELLRRYASGERQFPGVDLSDAELAAATLDGANFEGSWFCDASFEGASLRGTNFRLCNVKCADFRRADLTTASFRRAAVEATDFEGAILTGASFEGAGHYGYTIHDGDGFPNGGPDG encoded by the coding sequence ATGGTGGCTTCGGACGAGGGAGAGTACATCCCCCCGGAGAATGTCCAGGAATTGCTGCGGCGATACGCGAGCGGCGAGCGCCAATTCCCCGGAGTTGACCTCAGCGATGCCGAACTCGCGGCTGCGACGCTGGACGGTGCCAACTTCGAAGGCTCGTGGTTCTGTGACGCCAGCTTCGAGGGGGCGAGCCTCCGGGGAACCAACTTCCGGCTGTGCAACGTGAAGTGCGCCGACTTCCGGCGGGCCGACCTGACCACGGCGTCGTTCCGACGCGCGGCGGTCGAGGCGACCGACTTCGAAGGTGCCATCCTGACGGGGGCGAGCTTCGAGGGCGCGGGCCACTACGGTTACACGATCCATGACGGGGATGGGTTTCCGAACGGCGGACCAGACGGCTGA
- a CDS encoding type II toxin-antitoxin system VapC family toxin — protein MEDAKDGLVLDCSVTMAWCFEDEASLYADGVQDALKSVRAVVPAIWPLEVANALLVGERRKRLDEARSGRFLAMLSGLPIAIDDGTTGRAFTAITHLARSHQLSSYDAAYLELAIRRGLPMACFDGKLKAAALAAGVTFFNVP, from the coding sequence GTGGAAGACGCCAAGGATGGTCTCGTGCTCGACTGCTCGGTCACGATGGCCTGGTGCTTCGAGGACGAAGCCAGCCTCTACGCGGATGGCGTCCAGGACGCCTTGAAATCGGTCAGGGCGGTCGTTCCGGCCATCTGGCCGCTGGAAGTGGCCAATGCCCTGCTCGTGGGCGAACGCCGCAAGCGGCTTGACGAGGCCCGCAGCGGCCGCTTCCTCGCGATGTTGAGCGGCTTGCCGATCGCCATCGATGACGGCACGACCGGCCGGGCGTTCACCGCCATCACACACCTGGCGCGGTCACACCAGCTCTCGTCTTACGACGCCGCTTACCTGGAGCTGGCAATCAGGCGAGGCTTGCCGATGGCCTGCTTCGATGGAAAGCTGAAAGCCGCCGCCTTGGCCGCTGGCGTGACGTTCTTTAACGTCCCGTGA
- a CDS encoding ABC transporter permease codes for MRHVFTLCSRELAAYFLTPTAYLVLLAFQAVAWLNFWDLVDVLARPQRTLSVAQSPINAYLSGSMPFWFAVVFAVPVLTMRLLAEERRSGTIETLLTAPVTEAQVVMAKWLAGLAMFVALLVPFWLYLPFLYFQADYRFDLGPPLALGLGMLTLGMMFTAIGLFYSALTRQQVLAAIATFVTLFLLLFVTFIGERTAVERGSPWSAVARYCSPIGQALTLGVGQLDLRFLALHVSVCVLFLYLTVQVLRSRETAG; via the coding sequence ATGCGGCATGTGTTCACCCTCTGCTCACGCGAGCTGGCGGCCTACTTCCTGACGCCCACGGCCTACCTCGTCTTGCTGGCGTTCCAGGCGGTCGCCTGGCTAAACTTCTGGGACCTGGTCGACGTGCTGGCGCGGCCCCAGCGCACGCTCTCGGTGGCGCAAAGTCCCATCAACGCGTACCTGTCCGGCAGCATGCCGTTCTGGTTCGCGGTGGTCTTCGCCGTGCCCGTGCTGACGATGCGGCTGCTGGCCGAGGAGCGGCGGAGCGGCACGATCGAGACGTTGCTGACGGCCCCCGTGACCGAGGCCCAGGTGGTGATGGCGAAGTGGCTGGCGGGCCTGGCGATGTTCGTCGCCCTGCTGGTCCCGTTCTGGCTCTACCTGCCATTCCTCTACTTCCAGGCCGACTACCGCTTCGACCTGGGCCCGCCGCTGGCCCTGGGCCTGGGGATGCTGACGCTGGGGATGATGTTCACGGCGATCGGCCTGTTTTATAGCGCCTTGACGCGTCAGCAAGTGCTGGCGGCCATCGCGACGTTCGTCACGCTGTTCCTGCTCTTGTTCGTGACGTTCATCGGCGAGCGAACGGCCGTGGAGCGGGGCTCTCCCTGGTCGGCGGTGGCGCGCTATTGCTCGCCGATCGGCCAGGCGCTGACGCTGGGGGTGGGGCAGCTCGACCTCAGGTTCCTGGCGCTTCACGTCTCGGTCTGCGTGCTGTTTCTCTATCTGACGGTGCAAGTCCTGCGTTCGAGGGAGACGGCCGGATGA
- the def gene encoding peptide deformylase, whose product MLRIVPYPHPALRFESKPVARIDDDFRAVVRQMFDAMYAAKGIGLAANQVGIPLRFFILNLTADPEQADQEQVFVNPEIVKRHSAVEDEEGCLSFPGIYAKVRRARKVRVRAFDLAGKPVEIDADDLLSRAIQHETDHLAGKLFIDLLDEADRVATAAKVREVEAGYRKAQLEGIFPADDTIEGQLAAMAAASATKLT is encoded by the coding sequence GTGCTTCGCATCGTCCCGTATCCTCACCCCGCCTTGCGCTTCGAGTCGAAGCCGGTGGCGCGCATCGACGACGACTTCCGGGCGGTGGTCCGGCAGATGTTCGACGCGATGTACGCCGCCAAGGGGATCGGCCTGGCGGCCAACCAGGTGGGCATCCCGCTCCGGTTCTTCATCCTGAACCTCACCGCCGACCCCGAGCAGGCCGATCAGGAGCAGGTCTTCGTCAACCCCGAGATCGTCAAGCGGCACTCGGCCGTCGAGGACGAGGAGGGTTGCCTGAGCTTCCCGGGCATCTACGCCAAGGTGCGCCGCGCCCGCAAGGTGCGGGTCCGCGCTTTTGACCTGGCCGGCAAGCCGGTCGAGATCGACGCCGACGACCTGCTCTCGCGGGCCATCCAGCACGAGACCGACCACCTGGCGGGCAAGCTGTTCATCGACCTGCTAGACGAGGCCGACCGCGTGGCCACCGCCGCCAAGGTGCGCGAGGTCGAGGCCGGCTACCGCAAGGCGCAGCTCGAGGGCATCTTCCCCGCCGACGACACCATCGAGGGCCAGCTCGCGGCCATGGCCGCGGCCTCCGCCACCAAGCTCACCTGA
- a CDS encoding ABC transporter ATP-binding protein, with protein sequence MIRVDRLCKRYGGVAAVEDLSFHVGRGEVVGLLGPNGAGKTTTMRMLTTFLPPTSGRAALAGHDVLDEPLEVRRRIGYLPENVPLYGEMRVRDYLVFRAKLKDVRWRQRRRAVDSAIERCKLDEVRDRIIGQLSRGFRQRVGLADALLHEPDVLILDEPTAGLDPLQVREVRTLIRELGQSHTVLLSTHILPEVEATCGRVIIIARGRIALDASTEAGAGEQGVVVEARGPAGPMLDAVGGVAGVAQVVVASRDGEHLTLDVRSEPGADPREAIGLALAGRGWPIRRLDLRRTTLEERFVQAVGAASLVANLGETEPSEAA encoded by the coding sequence ATGATTCGGGTCGATCGGCTCTGCAAGCGGTATGGCGGCGTTGCGGCGGTGGAGGACTTGAGCTTCCACGTGGGCCGCGGCGAGGTGGTGGGGCTGCTCGGGCCGAATGGGGCGGGCAAGACGACCACGATGCGGATGCTGACGACGTTCTTGCCGCCGACGAGCGGGCGGGCGGCGCTGGCGGGGCATGACGTGCTGGACGAGCCGCTGGAGGTTCGGCGGCGGATCGGCTATTTGCCCGAGAATGTGCCGCTTTATGGCGAGATGCGGGTTCGCGACTATCTGGTGTTCCGGGCCAAGCTGAAGGACGTACGGTGGCGGCAGCGGCGGCGGGCGGTGGATTCGGCCATCGAGCGTTGCAAGCTTGACGAGGTGCGGGACCGGATTATTGGCCAGCTTTCCAGGGGATTCCGCCAGCGGGTGGGGCTGGCCGATGCGTTGCTGCACGAGCCCGATGTCCTGATCCTGGATGAGCCGACGGCGGGGCTCGACCCGTTGCAGGTGCGCGAGGTGCGGACCCTGATCCGCGAGCTGGGCCAGTCGCATACCGTGCTGCTGAGCACGCATATCTTGCCCGAGGTCGAGGCGACCTGCGGGCGCGTGATCATCATCGCCCGTGGGCGGATCGCGCTGGATGCGTCGACGGAGGCCGGGGCGGGCGAGCAGGGAGTGGTGGTCGAGGCGCGCGGGCCGGCCGGGCCGATGCTCGACGCGGTTGGTGGGGTGGCGGGCGTCGCGCAGGTGGTGGTCGCGAGCCGCGACGGCGAGCATCTGACCTTGGACGTGCGGAGCGAGCCGGGGGCCGACCCTCGCGAGGCGATCGGCCTGGCGCTGGCCGGTCGCGGTTGGCCGATCCGGCGGCTGGACCTGCGGCGGACGACGCTGGAGGAGCGGTTCGTGCAGGCGGTGGGCGCGGCGAGCCTGGTCGCGAATCTGGGCGAAACGGAACCGAGCGAGGCGGCCTGA
- a CDS encoding GldG family protein — protein sequence MGGWLSRPVLSLLILGLAALGMLGWSLRGASRPRAGEYDAAGLRRLALRLYLGAAAGLVLVLAGVGLLLSDYVAASLPLFAGGFGTWITLARRNERFKHESPAIRRVVGAADAALTASLLAGVLLVGNLVAFRYGGRPIDLTVERSHSLSPLTLKALGSLDRPLTLTTYYGRAARSQAQLARVGELADLYRGARPDLVRLSTINPYAEPTAWEELARNVPSVALSPAGGVILQYGEGDDARRTVVRGDELFSLVADESGRTVPDRFTTRFNGEDALTSALIRLVEGKPVRVAFTAGHGEPTGLSGDPRQPSLALWKQRMSALGMRLDDLDTARHPIPDDLALLIIVAPKSPFQPDELAKVQEHMNRGGGVLLLTDSAQAAGLAGLLDPYEVRLGPGRVVDPTYNYNGRMTMVFAPPMGPGGPPHPIADGLGNRAVLVPSAAPLVLKGPGPAGVGEAYPILWTSPGSWVESDPDVSPPVRDAAKDAAGPIVVGLAITGPSTTTGQADGAPKMVVFSSPFLGDDAFVGIEPSNLDLLINASQWLRGKPELVGIAPKTHVALTLTSGPEKRTKLVFVPTVMAAAIIIALGVGTAMARRR from the coding sequence ATGGGTGGCTGGTTGTCCAGGCCGGTTCTATCGCTGCTGATCCTGGGGCTTGCCGCCCTGGGGATGCTCGGCTGGTCGCTGCGCGGGGCGAGCCGCCCCAGGGCGGGCGAATACGACGCGGCGGGCCTGCGCCGGCTGGCGCTTCGGCTTTATCTGGGGGCCGCCGCGGGGCTGGTGCTGGTGCTGGCGGGGGTGGGGCTGCTGCTGTCGGACTATGTGGCGGCGTCTTTGCCGCTGTTCGCCGGCGGGTTCGGCACCTGGATCACTCTGGCCAGGCGCAACGAGCGGTTCAAGCACGAGAGCCCGGCGATTCGCCGGGTGGTGGGGGCGGCCGACGCCGCACTGACGGCCTCGTTGCTGGCCGGCGTGCTGCTGGTGGGCAACCTGGTCGCGTTCCGCTACGGCGGCCGGCCGATCGACCTGACCGTGGAGCGCTCGCACAGCCTGTCTCCCCTGACGCTCAAGGCGCTGGGGTCGCTGGACAGGCCGCTCACGCTGACGACCTATTACGGCCGTGCGGCGAGGTCTCAGGCCCAGCTTGCGCGAGTGGGCGAGCTTGCGGACCTGTACCGGGGGGCGAGGCCCGACCTGGTCCGGCTGTCGACGATCAACCCCTATGCCGAGCCGACGGCCTGGGAAGAGCTGGCCAGGAATGTGCCCTCGGTGGCGCTCAGCCCTGCCGGCGGGGTGATCCTGCAATATGGCGAGGGGGACGACGCCAGGCGCACCGTGGTGCGGGGAGACGAGCTGTTCTCGCTGGTCGCCGACGAGTCGGGCCGAACCGTGCCCGATCGGTTCACGACCCGGTTCAATGGTGAAGACGCGCTGACGTCGGCCCTGATCCGGCTGGTCGAGGGGAAGCCGGTCCGCGTGGCCTTCACCGCGGGACACGGCGAGCCGACCGGGCTCTCGGGCGACCCCAGGCAGCCGAGCCTGGCGCTCTGGAAGCAGCGGATGAGCGCCCTGGGGATGCGGCTGGACGACCTGGACACGGCCAGGCACCCGATTCCCGACGACCTGGCCCTGCTCATCATCGTCGCGCCCAAATCGCCCTTCCAGCCCGACGAGCTTGCCAAGGTGCAGGAGCACATGAATCGCGGAGGGGGCGTGCTGCTGCTGACGGACTCGGCCCAGGCGGCGGGGCTCGCGGGCCTGCTCGACCCCTACGAGGTGCGGCTCGGCCCCGGGCGGGTCGTCGATCCCACCTACAACTATAACGGTCGGATGACGATGGTCTTCGCTCCGCCGATGGGGCCGGGCGGGCCGCCGCACCCGATCGCCGACGGCCTGGGCAATCGCGCGGTGCTGGTCCCGTCGGCCGCTCCCCTGGTGCTGAAAGGGCCCGGCCCCGCGGGGGTGGGCGAGGCCTATCCGATCCTCTGGACGAGCCCAGGGTCGTGGGTGGAGAGCGACCCGGACGTCTCGCCGCCGGTGCGCGACGCGGCCAAGGATGCAGCCGGGCCAATCGTGGTGGGGCTGGCGATCACGGGGCCGTCTACGACCACAGGGCAGGCGGACGGGGCGCCCAAGATGGTCGTCTTCTCGTCGCCCTTCCTGGGAGACGACGCCTTCGTGGGGATCGAGCCGAGCAACCTGGACCTCCTCATCAACGCGAGCCAGTGGCTGCGGGGCAAGCCCGAGCTTGTGGGCATCGCGCCCAAGACGCATGTGGCGCTGACGCTGACGTCGGGGCCCGAGAAGCGGACGAAGCTGGTGTTCGTCCCCACGGTGATGGCCGCCGCCATCATCATCGCGCTGGGGGTGGGCACGGCGATGGCGCGGCGACGCTGA
- a CDS encoding DUF4340 domain-containing protein yields the protein MKNRSTALLLVLFFGGLLGLWVAQYWRVPTSLDRAGLSGRVLPELVELRQGDLRRLEINGGETSIMARREPSGHWRLMNPVDTLADDALVENLAYNLKVLRVVPDAGTVDGSPESYGFGSRPKTIRLYGSDSARPLATIELGDVVRGNRYVRVPGEPGIHVVDAAALALADIPDWRWRESRPLAMPAHEVDGLTVKGEGLDVALKRDGKVWRIVRPYPAPADTKKVEALLAQVTGLAVADGRAGYVADDVKDLHAYGLDKPTLTVEVHGPRATQTLEIGGEAPADSVDARRLFAHRPGQDDVVKIDPGPLLDLGKRLAELRIRKLAAVEPGQVTRIEYQSPRSSVVLFASGSGGMTSQPAFGGEQDGQRFDVDQAGAAALLKALNEAVISESLAPEQAAEAGVDPPSSTLRLWWAPANAGRSGSPPSTAKAGSISPDPGRPADLTLALGRRDRLKKVIFARVEGDPATLAVQESLADALPSEPWPFRNRTLAAVGDKPVWSLTVKTGDGTTRLRRPPGSPAGLDGRGWEVILPGRAVAAADADSVAAVLRMLSTLRAERFVAGTDASPTPYGLDRPLAEVSWQASSTPDSADSEARSLKIGREVGGGSKDRYAILGGSGVFTVDPVVGAILNIEFRDRRVLAFNPARIRRIVLGWPDRTVALERKPGPLGSAGAWQIASGFDGSGFDPTPIPELLETLKELRTTKFVHQNGPFPGKLGLTPPLLTLSLESDDGPKVLRVGAPDLVGSFYATTDAGAEGAAFLLSGNVIGGLLFPPTRPEDLPLDPFMPDAPVAPR from the coding sequence ATGAAGAATCGATCGACGGCGTTGCTCCTGGTCCTCTTCTTCGGCGGCCTGCTCGGTCTCTGGGTCGCCCAGTACTGGCGCGTCCCCACGTCGCTCGACCGCGCGGGGCTCAGCGGCCGTGTCCTGCCCGAGCTGGTGGAGTTGAGGCAGGGCGACCTGCGTCGGCTGGAGATTAACGGCGGCGAGACCTCGATCATGGCCAGGCGTGAGCCATCGGGGCACTGGAGGCTCATGAACCCGGTCGATACTCTGGCCGACGACGCGCTAGTCGAGAACCTGGCCTACAACCTGAAAGTCTTGCGCGTGGTGCCCGACGCCGGGACGGTCGACGGATCACCCGAGTCCTACGGGTTCGGCTCTCGTCCGAAAACGATCCGGCTGTACGGTTCGGACAGCGCGAGGCCGCTGGCGACGATCGAGCTGGGCGACGTCGTCCGCGGCAACCGCTACGTGCGCGTCCCCGGCGAGCCGGGCATTCACGTCGTCGACGCCGCGGCCCTGGCACTGGCCGACATTCCCGACTGGCGCTGGCGCGAGAGCCGGCCGCTGGCGATGCCCGCGCACGAGGTCGACGGCCTGACGGTGAAGGGGGAGGGCCTGGACGTCGCCTTGAAGCGCGACGGCAAGGTCTGGCGCATCGTCCGGCCCTATCCGGCCCCCGCCGACACGAAGAAGGTGGAAGCCCTGCTGGCCCAGGTTACCGGCCTGGCGGTGGCCGACGGCCGGGCTGGGTACGTTGCCGACGATGTCAAGGATCTGCATGCGTATGGGCTGGACAAGCCCACGCTGACGGTCGAGGTGCATGGGCCCCGGGCGACGCAGACGCTGGAGATTGGCGGCGAGGCCCCGGCGGACTCGGTGGACGCCCGCCGCCTGTTCGCCCATCGGCCGGGCCAGGACGACGTGGTGAAGATTGATCCCGGCCCGCTGCTCGACCTGGGCAAGCGGCTGGCCGAGCTGCGCATCAGGAAGCTCGCGGCGGTCGAGCCGGGGCAGGTGACGCGGATCGAATACCAGTCGCCGAGGTCCAGCGTGGTGCTCTTCGCGTCAGGCTCCGGCGGCATGACGTCGCAGCCAGCCTTCGGCGGCGAGCAGGACGGTCAGCGATTCGACGTCGATCAAGCGGGGGCGGCGGCCCTGCTGAAGGCCCTGAACGAGGCCGTGATCAGCGAATCGCTGGCCCCCGAGCAGGCGGCCGAGGCCGGAGTGGACCCGCCTTCCTCGACCCTGCGGCTCTGGTGGGCGCCGGCCAACGCGGGCCGGTCGGGTTCCCCGCCCTCGACGGCGAAGGCCGGCTCGATCTCGCCCGACCCGGGCCGTCCGGCCGACCTGACGCTGGCCCTGGGGCGCCGCGATCGGCTCAAGAAGGTGATTTTCGCACGCGTTGAGGGCGATCCGGCGACCCTGGCGGTCCAGGAGAGCCTGGCCGATGCGCTCCCCTCGGAGCCCTGGCCGTTCCGCAACCGCACGCTGGCGGCGGTCGGGGACAAGCCGGTCTGGAGCTTGACGGTGAAGACGGGCGACGGAACGACCCGGCTGAGGCGACCGCCAGGTTCGCCCGCGGGCCTCGATGGCCGTGGTTGGGAGGTGATCCTGCCCGGCCGGGCCGTTGCTGCCGCCGATGCCGATTCGGTGGCCGCCGTGCTCCGGATGCTGTCCACCTTGCGAGCCGAGCGGTTCGTGGCCGGAACCGACGCCTCGCCCACCCCGTACGGCCTGGATCGGCCGCTCGCCGAGGTGAGCTGGCAGGCGAGCTCGACGCCCGACTCGGCCGACTCCGAGGCGCGAAGCCTGAAAATCGGCCGCGAGGTGGGGGGGGGCTCCAAGGATCGCTATGCGATCCTGGGCGGTTCCGGCGTCTTCACGGTCGACCCGGTCGTCGGCGCGATCCTGAACATCGAGTTCCGCGACCGCAGGGTCCTCGCCTTCAACCCGGCGCGAATCAGGCGGATCGTCCTGGGGTGGCCCGACCGGACGGTGGCACTGGAGCGGAAACCGGGGCCGCTGGGCAGCGCCGGGGCCTGGCAGATCGCGTCGGGGTTCGACGGCAGCGGCTTCGACCCGACGCCGATCCCGGAGTTGCTGGAGACGCTGAAGGAGCTTCGCACGACCAAATTCGTCCATCAAAACGGCCCGTTCCCCGGGAAGCTCGGCCTGACTCCGCCGCTGCTGACGTTGAGCCTGGAATCCGACGACGGCCCGAAGGTGCTGCGGGTCGGGGCCCCGGATCTGGTCGGCTCGTTTTACGCGACCACGGACGCAGGGGCCGAAGGGGCGGCGTTCCTCCTGTCCGGCAACGTGATCGGCGGACTGCTGTTCCCGCCGACCCGCCCCGAGGATTTGCCGCTCGACCCATTCATGCCCGACGCGCCGGTTGCGCCTCGCTGA
- the miaB gene encoding tRNA (N6-isopentenyl adenosine(37)-C2)-methylthiotransferase MiaB, which produces MPDDCPTPPRKKLYVETVGCQMNVLDSELVVGKLRGEGYELTDDIELADTILYNTCSIRQRSEDKTYSALGKLRRLKERKPSLSIGVLGCMAQKDQGVILRRAPHVDVVIGPGQLGQVSRLLAEAKETGTPRMAVSLPRTGGGRLAVTASFAEYDPLREPAMRPNAFQAYLRIMMGCDKFCTYCIVPSVRGPEQSRPPDDIVAEARILADQGATEITLIGQTVNSYRYQESDGRRTRLSDLLARIDAIEGVRRIKFVTNFPNDMTDDLLQAVRDLPKVSRYLHVPAQSGCDEVLSRMKRMYSVALYDDMLARIRETIPGASVSSDFIVGFCGETEASFRRSVELVERARFKNSYIFKYSPRQGTKADTLFNDDVPELVKKRRNNELLKAQTDICREDNLPFVGTTVEVLVEGPSKMGPDREPGSEFGQLTGRTWCDRVVLFEGHDRLIGQFIDVRVDEAGVVSLFGRVVTTEGVPAGAN; this is translated from the coding sequence ATGCCGGACGATTGCCCCACCCCGCCTCGCAAGAAGCTCTACGTCGAGACCGTCGGCTGCCAGATGAACGTGCTCGACAGCGAGCTCGTCGTGGGGAAGCTGCGCGGCGAAGGTTACGAGCTGACCGACGACATCGAGCTGGCCGACACCATCCTTTACAATACCTGCTCGATCCGGCAGCGTTCCGAGGACAAGACTTACAGCGCCCTGGGCAAGCTCCGCCGGCTGAAGGAGCGGAAGCCCTCGCTGTCGATCGGCGTGCTCGGGTGCATGGCGCAGAAGGACCAAGGGGTCATCCTCCGCAGGGCCCCCCATGTGGACGTGGTCATCGGGCCCGGCCAGCTCGGGCAGGTCTCCCGGTTGCTGGCCGAGGCCAAGGAAACCGGCACGCCCAGGATGGCCGTGAGCCTGCCCCGAACCGGCGGTGGGCGGCTCGCGGTGACGGCCAGCTTCGCCGAGTACGACCCCCTGCGCGAGCCCGCGATGCGTCCCAACGCATTCCAGGCGTATTTGCGCATCATGATGGGGTGCGACAAGTTCTGTACGTACTGCATCGTCCCGTCGGTGCGTGGGCCCGAGCAGAGCCGGCCCCCCGACGACATCGTCGCCGAGGCCCGCATCCTGGCCGACCAGGGGGCGACCGAGATCACTTTGATCGGCCAGACGGTCAACAGTTATCGCTATCAAGAGAGTGACGGCCGGCGTACCCGGCTCTCGGACCTGCTGGCGCGAATTGATGCCATCGAAGGAGTCCGGCGAATCAAGTTCGTCACCAACTTTCCCAACGACATGACCGACGATTTGCTGCAAGCGGTCCGGGATTTGCCCAAGGTCTCGCGTTATCTGCACGTCCCCGCGCAGAGCGGCTGCGACGAGGTCTTGTCGCGCATGAAGAGGATGTACTCGGTGGCGTTGTACGACGACATGCTGGCCCGCATCCGCGAGACGATCCCGGGCGCGTCGGTCTCCAGCGACTTCATCGTCGGGTTCTGCGGCGAGACCGAGGCGTCGTTCCGCAGGAGCGTCGAGCTGGTCGAGCGAGCCCGGTTCAAGAACAGCTATATTTTCAAATATAGCCCCAGGCAGGGGACCAAGGCCGACACGTTGTTCAACGACGACGTCCCCGAGCTCGTGAAGAAGCGGCGGAACAACGAGCTTCTGAAGGCCCAGACGGACATCTGTCGCGAGGACAACCTGCCGTTCGTCGGCACGACGGTCGAGGTCCTGGTCGAGGGGCCGAGCAAGATGGGGCCGGATCGCGAGCCCGGGTCTGAGTTCGGCCAGCTCACGGGGCGCACCTGGTGCGACCGGGTCGTGCTGTTCGAGGGGCACGATCGGCTGATCGGGCAGTTTATCGACGTTCGGGTGGACGAGGCGGGCGTTGTGTCGCTGTTTGGCCGCGTAGTGACGACCGAAGGGGTGCCGGCCGGTGCAAATTGA
- the fmt gene encoding methionyl-tRNA formyltransferase: MPTKPRLVMFGTGDFALPTFELLCESGHDVRALVTQPDRPQGRKQELIPSRIKQYALGRGIPVFQPEDVNAADSLAHIAALTPDLFVTAAYGQILSADLLGIPPLGGVNLHGSILPSYRGAAPVARAIQNGETEAGVTVIRMTPRIDAGGMIAVARTPVDPAETAGELEDRLSRIGAPLIVGTIPSLVDGTAQVLPQRKSKVTRAPKLRKDDGLIDWTKSAQEVHNQVRAMQPWPGASTPWKREGIEAAEFRLMIHKTEVDEAEGQRGEPGTVLEALGDRFVIAAGRGAVSILVVQMAGRKSMPAADFLRGFQLSGERLG; the protein is encoded by the coding sequence ATGCCCACCAAGCCACGCCTGGTCATGTTCGGCACCGGCGACTTCGCCCTGCCGACCTTCGAACTGCTCTGCGAATCGGGCCACGACGTCCGCGCCCTGGTGACCCAGCCCGATCGCCCGCAGGGTCGCAAGCAGGAGCTGATCCCCAGCCGGATCAAGCAGTACGCCCTCGGGCGGGGGATCCCCGTCTTCCAGCCCGAGGACGTGAACGCGGCCGACAGCCTGGCGCACATCGCGGCCCTGACGCCCGACCTGTTCGTCACGGCGGCCTACGGCCAGATCCTCTCGGCCGACCTGCTGGGCATCCCGCCGCTAGGCGGGGTGAACCTGCACGGATCGATCCTGCCCTCCTATCGAGGGGCCGCCCCGGTGGCCCGCGCCATCCAGAACGGCGAGACCGAGGCGGGCGTCACGGTCATTCGGATGACCCCCCGGATCGACGCCGGCGGGATGATCGCCGTCGCCCGCACGCCGGTCGACCCCGCCGAGACCGCCGGAGAGCTGGAAGACCGGCTCTCGCGGATTGGCGCCCCGCTCATCGTCGGGACCATCCCGTCGCTGGTCGACGGCACCGCGCAGGTCTTGCCGCAGCGGAAATCCAAAGTCACCCGAGCTCCCAAGCTGCGCAAGGACGACGGCCTGATCGACTGGACGAAGTCGGCCCAGGAGGTCCACAACCAGGTGAGGGCCATGCAGCCCTGGCCGGGGGCGTCGACCCCCTGGAAACGCGAGGGGATTGAGGCGGCCGAGTTCCGCCTGATGATCCACAAGACCGAGGTGGACGAGGCCGAAGGCCAGCGTGGCGAGCCCGGGACCGTGCTGGAGGCGCTCGGCGACCGGTTCGTCATCGCCGCCGGCCGCGGCGCAGTGAGCATCCTGGTCGTCCAGATGGCGGGCCGCAAGTCAATGCCAGCCGCCGACTTCCTGCGAGGCTTCCAGCTCTCCGGCGAACGCCTGGGCTAG